ATTATATTATCGATGGATAGGTCTAATTTAGATATCATGTTTTTTTCAGCTTGCTCTTTATCTAAATTCAAATTTTCAGATAACACATCAATCAAAGTTTCTGCCCCCAATTGTATTGTTTGGGAAGCAAAAAAGTTATTGTTAAATGCGGTAAAATGGGTATGTTTTGCCCCTATATCAATGATAATGACTCCTGTATCAATATCATCTTTTAATATATTTTTAAAAAATTTATATATGGAATTGCAATATAAATCAATGCCTTTAATCTTAATCTTTGCTTTAGCTGATGCATTAGACAAACCTTCGATAATTTCAATAGGAACTGCTCCAACGAGGGTTTTAATAATTTCATTTCCCTGCTGTTGTTGGATACCTAATATTTTATAATCTATAACATAATCATCGACATCTATAGGAAGATATTGATCTGCTTGATATTTAATAGCCTTCTTTAATTCAGCCTCCGACATATAAGGCATATCTATTTGTCTTGTTATTATATCCTTGCTATCTAAAGTAATGTAAATATCACTTTTTGCAGGCGAGATTTGTTCAATATACTTTTTGAGCAAGCTGGAGAAAACTGTCATGTTCTCTATCCTGCCATCATTAAAGCAGGTCGAGGGTAAGGGGCTTATCATATATTCTAAAAGCTTTATTTTGGATTTGTTATAAGACACTTTTACAATTTTTATAAAAGCAGTGCCCAGTTCAATACCTATTCTATTTCTTTTAAAAATCATATTATTCCTCCACAATGCCAAAGCTTTAGTAGTCAGTATTAAGCTTTTTTTCTTTAAAATATTTTTGAACGAGATCAATATCACCATTCTCTTTGTGAGAAACTTGAAACCCGACTTCTACTTTCTTTTTTATCTCTCCTACAAATCCAGTTGACTCTAATATCAAAAGCTGTTTGTCTTTATTGTAACTAGCTTCTACCACTGCTTTTACTTGCTTGGACTTATAATCTTGAAAATCATTATAATTAAATTTATAAGGCAAGATATCTAACAATTCTCTATTTAAATCATGTTTTGCCATACCAGCACCGGATTCAGCTATATAATACGCATAAAACATAAAATCTTGATTTAACACAGAGTTATAGTTCAGCAGTGACAGGTTTAACAGTGCCATACAAAGAATAGAAAGGAGCATCATAACTATAACTACAAGCACTAATGCTGAACCATTAGGTCTTGCAAAATTCATATAAAACACCTTCCTAATTGCGTGGAACTACACTTGCAGTTACTTTGAATCCTTGTCTAGCTTTGTCTCCCATAGTACCCACAGTAATATGTATAACCCCATCTTGGTCTTCTGACACATTAAAGATATCAATATTATATGCAATTGCATTTTTGTTTAAATATAATTTATTGTTTTTGATAGAATATATATCTTGTCCCACAGATAATTTATCTCCATTGAAAATTTGGATAACCTCAGTTGACTCCTGTCTTCTTATATTAGTTAAAATATGGTCTATTGATATCATAACATTTTGTTGAACATCCACCCGTTGGTTTTCACTTGTATACAATTTATGCCCTATGGAAAACAGAGAATACAAACTAGTTAATAAAATCAAGAACAATCCTAAAGAAATTATCATTTCAACTAAAGTAAAACCTTTATGCTTACTCATAACATAACACCTGTTTTAAAATACTAAAATCTTATTTTTTTGGCTTATAGGTTTTCGGGTATG
The Clostridia bacterium DNA segment above includes these coding regions:
- the pilM gene encoding pilus assembly protein PilM; this encodes MIFKRNRIGIELGTAFIKIVKVSYNKSKIKLLEYMISPLPSTCFNDGRIENMTVFSSLLKKYIEQISPAKSDIYITLDSKDIITRQIDMPYMSEAELKKAIKYQADQYLPIDVDDYVIDYKILGIQQQQGNEIIKTLVGAVPIEIIEGLSNASAKAKIKIKGIDLYCNSIYKFFKNILKDDIDTGVIIIDIGAKHTHFTAFNNNFFASQTIQLGAETLIDVLSENLNLDKEQAEKNMISKLDLSIDNIINNTHMVKSVKPVLQILNQEIFKMNEYYKSRNFGKDIGSAILIGGGGNIDGMDEYIQFNSGLNVQTLNQYLAKNNILLFDSTSEDASFLCGAVGATVRQVDSG
- a CDS encoding prepilin-type N-terminal cleavage/methylation domain-containing protein, producing MSKHKGFTLVEMIISLGLFLILLTSLYSLFSIGHKLYTSENQRVDVQQNVMISIDHILTNIRRQESTEVIQIFNGDKLSVGQDIYSIKNNKLYLNKNAIAYNIDIFNVSEDQDGVIHITVGTMGDKARQGFKVTASVVPRN